Proteins encoded within one genomic window of Oncorhynchus tshawytscha isolate Ot180627B linkage group LG02, Otsh_v2.0, whole genome shotgun sequence:
- the LOC112244879 gene encoding transmembrane and coiled-coil domains protein 1 isoform X1, translated as MDQASSEQSPEEPDAGGRAEQEVGRRASESEHGLSKITHNALENMGALGHGLKQLFQPQRRRSSVSPHDAAASSSGGPALEPPDGGGPEVGDAHSAPGPDSDPHTTSSAPPAALSRVLQQIRGAPPIMKRGTSLQSRRTKAGGTGDPPQKGSPQIHRRSTQEVMLLQAGRPRSSSTTDTPTSPALADMLLTSGYHSTEEPDRLDCLDGSGPAVSPNALSCGADGYGLDSVDTTPDPQRTKQAIAQLQQKILKLTEQIKIEQTARDDNVAEYLKLANNADKQQSARIKQVFEKKNQKSAQTIQQLQRKLEHYHRKLREVEHNGIPRQPKDVLRDMHQGLKGVGAKVTGGLSSFSHATHSAAGAVVSKPREIASLIRNKFGSADNISALKDSLDEPQEDGHVLGTGGSRTLGGASSPKYGSEDDCSSATSGSAGANSITGAPGGPPSSKGLNTLEHGQSLGLDTLLHEVQELRDSQGRLDESFDSLKSHYQRDYTMIMQALQEERYRCERLEEQLNDLTELHQNEILNLKQELASMEEKIAYQSYERARDIQEALEVCQTRISKMELQQQQQQVVQLEGLENATARTLLGKLINVLLAVMAVLLVFVSTVANCVVPLMKTRSRTFSTLLFVVLLAFLWRNWEVISQYLDRFLLSPS; from the exons ATGGATCAGGCTAGTAGTGAGCAGAGTCCTGAGGAGCCGGATGCGGGAGGTCGGGCGGAGCAGGAGGTGGGCCGAAGGGCATCTGAGTCGGAGCACGGTCTGTCCAAAATCACCCACAATGCACTGGAGAACATGGGCGCGCTTGGCCACGGCCTGAAGCAGCTTTTCCAGCCGCAGCGCCGACGCTCGTCCGTCTCCCCGCACGACGCCGCCGCCTCCTCCTCAGGTGGCCCCGCCCTTGAGCCCCCTGACGGTGGGGGGCCAGAGGTTGGGGATGCCCACTCGGCACCCGGTCCGGACTCTGACCCCCACACTACTTCCTCCGCTCCCCCTGCAGCTCTGAGCCGCGTTCTGCAGCAAATCCGTGGCGCGCCCCCCATAATGAAGCGAGGGACCAGTCTGCAGAGCCGCCGCACTAAGGCGGGGGGGACCGGGGACCCCCCCCAGAAAGGCAGCCCCCAGATCCACCGGAGGAGTACCCAGGAGGTTATGCTGCTGCAGGCTGGCCGCCCGCGCTCCTCCTCCACCACGGACACGCCCACCAGCCCCGCCCTGGCCGACATGCTGCTCACTTCCGGGTACCACTCCACTGAGGAGCCTGACAGG CTGGATTGTCTGGACGGTTCCGGCCCGGCCGTATCGCCCAACGCCCTCTCCTGCGGAGCCGACGGTTACGGGCTGGACTCGGTCGACACCACCCCTGACCCCCAGCGCACAAAACAGGCCATCGCCCAGCTGCAGCAGAAGATCCTCAAGCTCACAGAGCAGATCAAGATTGAGCAGACGGCCAGAGACGACAACGTGGCCGAGTACCTGAAGCTGGCCAACAACGCGGACAAGCAGCAGAGTGCCCGCATCAAACAGGTGTTTGAGAAGAAGAACCAGAAGTCGGCCCAGACCATCCAGCAGCTGCAGAGGAAGCTGGAGCACTACCACCGCAAACTGAGAGAGGTGGAGCACAACGGTATCCCCCGTCAGCCCAAAGACGTGCTCCGAGACATGCACCAAGGCCTCAAGGGCGTGGGCGCTAAG GTCACCGGTGGGCTCTCCAGCTTCTCCCACGCCACTCACTCGGCGGCCGGGGCCGTGGTGTCCAAGCCTCGAGAGATCGCCTCCCTCATCCGCAACAAGTTTGGCAGCGCAGACAACATCTCTGCCCTGAAGGACTCCCTGGACGAGCCCCAGGAAGATGGTCACGTTCTGGGGACTGGGGGGTCCAGGACCCTGGGGGGGGCTTCTAGCCCCAAGTACGGCAGCGAGGACGACTGCTCCAGTGCCACCTCCGGCTCGGCTGGGGCCAACAGCATCACAGGGGCCCCCGGGGGCCCGCCCAGCTCTAAGGGCTTGAACACACTGGAGCACGGCCAGAGCTTGGGCTTGGATACGCTGCTCCACGAGGTCCAGGAGCTCCGGGACAGCCAAGGTCGGCTGGATGAGTCGTTTGACAGCCTGAAAAGCCATTACCAGAGAGACTACACCATGATCATGCAGGCCCTGCAGGAGGAGAGATACAG gtgtgagCGTTTGGAGGAGCAGCTGAATGACTTAACAGAGCTGCACCAGAATGAGATCCTGAACCTGAAGCAGGAGCTGGCCAGCATGGAGGAGAAGATCGCCTATCAGTCTTATGAGAGAGCTAGAGACATTCAG GAGGCTCTGGAGGTGTGCCAGACGCGTATCTCCAAGATGGAgctgcagcaacaacagcagcaggtgGTCCAGCTAGAGGGCCTAGAGAACGCCACGGCCAGGACCTTGCTGGGCAAGCTCATCAACGTACTGCTAGCCGTCATGGCCGTGCTCCTGGTATTCGTCTCCACCGTGGCCAACTGCGTGGTGCCCCTGATGAAGACGCGCAGCCGCACCTTCTCCACGCTGCTCTTTGTCGTCCTCCTCGCCTTCCTGTGGAGGAACTGGGAGGTCATCTCGCAGTACCTGGACCGCTTCCTGCTGTCCCCTAGTTGA
- the LOC112244879 gene encoding transmembrane and coiled-coil domains protein 1 isoform X2, whose protein sequence is MKRGTSLQSRRTKAGGTGDPPQKGSPQIHRRSTQEVMLLQAGRPRSSSTTDTPTSPALADMLLTSGYHSTEEPDRLDCLDGSGPAVSPNALSCGADGYGLDSVDTTPDPQRTKQAIAQLQQKILKLTEQIKIEQTARDDNVAEYLKLANNADKQQSARIKQVFEKKNQKSAQTIQQLQRKLEHYHRKLREVEHNGIPRQPKDVLRDMHQGLKGVGAKVTGGLSSFSHATHSAAGAVVSKPREIASLIRNKFGSADNISALKDSLDEPQEDGHVLGTGGSRTLGGASSPKYGSEDDCSSATSGSAGANSITGAPGGPPSSKGLNTLEHGQSLGLDTLLHEVQELRDSQGRLDESFDSLKSHYQRDYTMIMQALQEERYRCERLEEQLNDLTELHQNEILNLKQELASMEEKIAYQSYERARDIQEALEVCQTRISKMELQQQQQQVVQLEGLENATARTLLGKLINVLLAVMAVLLVFVSTVANCVVPLMKTRSRTFSTLLFVVLLAFLWRNWEVISQYLDRFLLSPS, encoded by the exons ATGAAGCGAGGGACCAGTCTGCAGAGCCGCCGCACTAAGGCGGGGGGGACCGGGGACCCCCCCCAGAAAGGCAGCCCCCAGATCCACCGGAGGAGTACCCAGGAGGTTATGCTGCTGCAGGCTGGCCGCCCGCGCTCCTCCTCCACCACGGACACGCCCACCAGCCCCGCCCTGGCCGACATGCTGCTCACTTCCGGGTACCACTCCACTGAGGAGCCTGACAGG CTGGATTGTCTGGACGGTTCCGGCCCGGCCGTATCGCCCAACGCCCTCTCCTGCGGAGCCGACGGTTACGGGCTGGACTCGGTCGACACCACCCCTGACCCCCAGCGCACAAAACAGGCCATCGCCCAGCTGCAGCAGAAGATCCTCAAGCTCACAGAGCAGATCAAGATTGAGCAGACGGCCAGAGACGACAACGTGGCCGAGTACCTGAAGCTGGCCAACAACGCGGACAAGCAGCAGAGTGCCCGCATCAAACAGGTGTTTGAGAAGAAGAACCAGAAGTCGGCCCAGACCATCCAGCAGCTGCAGAGGAAGCTGGAGCACTACCACCGCAAACTGAGAGAGGTGGAGCACAACGGTATCCCCCGTCAGCCCAAAGACGTGCTCCGAGACATGCACCAAGGCCTCAAGGGCGTGGGCGCTAAG GTCACCGGTGGGCTCTCCAGCTTCTCCCACGCCACTCACTCGGCGGCCGGGGCCGTGGTGTCCAAGCCTCGAGAGATCGCCTCCCTCATCCGCAACAAGTTTGGCAGCGCAGACAACATCTCTGCCCTGAAGGACTCCCTGGACGAGCCCCAGGAAGATGGTCACGTTCTGGGGACTGGGGGGTCCAGGACCCTGGGGGGGGCTTCTAGCCCCAAGTACGGCAGCGAGGACGACTGCTCCAGTGCCACCTCCGGCTCGGCTGGGGCCAACAGCATCACAGGGGCCCCCGGGGGCCCGCCCAGCTCTAAGGGCTTGAACACACTGGAGCACGGCCAGAGCTTGGGCTTGGATACGCTGCTCCACGAGGTCCAGGAGCTCCGGGACAGCCAAGGTCGGCTGGATGAGTCGTTTGACAGCCTGAAAAGCCATTACCAGAGAGACTACACCATGATCATGCAGGCCCTGCAGGAGGAGAGATACAG gtgtgagCGTTTGGAGGAGCAGCTGAATGACTTAACAGAGCTGCACCAGAATGAGATCCTGAACCTGAAGCAGGAGCTGGCCAGCATGGAGGAGAAGATCGCCTATCAGTCTTATGAGAGAGCTAGAGACATTCAG GAGGCTCTGGAGGTGTGCCAGACGCGTATCTCCAAGATGGAgctgcagcaacaacagcagcaggtgGTCCAGCTAGAGGGCCTAGAGAACGCCACGGCCAGGACCTTGCTGGGCAAGCTCATCAACGTACTGCTAGCCGTCATGGCCGTGCTCCTGGTATTCGTCTCCACCGTGGCCAACTGCGTGGTGCCCCTGATGAAGACGCGCAGCCGCACCTTCTCCACGCTGCTCTTTGTCGTCCTCCTCGCCTTCCTGTGGAGGAACTGGGAGGTCATCTCGCAGTACCTGGACCGCTTCCTGCTGTCCCCTAGTTGA